In Mariluticola halotolerans, one DNA window encodes the following:
- the lepB gene encoding signal peptidase I produces MSQPKADAKAKPSELRETIVVVIQALLIALVFRTFLYQPFSIPTASMQSTLMIGDYLLTSKYTWGYGRYSFPLGLIPFNGRIFGREPNRGDIAVFRPVPQSDAYIKRVIGMPGDRIQMINGILNINGEAVKRVEIGKINDTDSTGVTVPVTVYRETLPNGVEHTIQEISDTMQLDNTAEYVVPAGHYFMMGDNRDRSQDSRVLSAVGYVPAGNLIGKAEVRFFSIKDNIPPWQVWQWPANVRLDRMFQSVYQ; encoded by the coding sequence ATGAGCCAGCCCAAAGCGGATGCCAAAGCCAAGCCTTCGGAACTGCGCGAAACTATTGTCGTTGTCATTCAGGCCCTGCTGATTGCGCTGGTCTTTCGCACCTTCCTTTATCAGCCCTTCTCCATTCCCACCGCCTCGATGCAGTCGACACTGATGATCGGTGATTATCTGCTGACATCGAAATACACCTGGGGTTATGGCCGGTATTCGTTCCCGCTGGGGTTGATACCGTTCAATGGCCGTATTTTTGGTCGCGAGCCGAACCGTGGCGACATTGCCGTGTTCCGCCCCGTGCCGCAAAGCGATGCCTATATCAAGCGGGTCATCGGCATGCCCGGCGACCGCATACAGATGATCAACGGTATTCTCAACATCAATGGTGAGGCGGTAAAGCGCGTCGAAATTGGTAAAATCAACGATACAGACAGCACCGGCGTCACCGTGCCGGTCACCGTCTATCGTGAAACCCTGCCCAATGGTGTCGAGCATACCATTCAGGAAATTTCCGACACCATGCAGCTTGACAACACGGCTGAATATGTGGTGCCTGCCGGGCATTATTTCATGATGGGCGACAATCGTGACCGCTCGCAGGATAGCCGGGTCTTGAGCGCTGTCGGCTATGTCCCTGCCGGCAATCTGATCGGCAAGGCCGAAGTGCGCTTCTTCTCGATCAAGGACAATATTCCGCCCTGGCAGGTCTGGCAGTGGCCGGCAAATGTGCGTCTCGATCGTATGTTCCAGTCTGTCTATCAATGA
- a CDS encoding LabA-like NYN domain-containing protein encodes MLDPREKVALFIDGANLYATSKAIGMDIDYRRLLSEFQRKAYLVRAYYYTALVEDQEYSSIRPLIDWLDYNGYRVVTKPAKEFTDSSGRRKVKGNMDIELTVEALEMAPHYDHMFLFSGDGDFTALVSALQRRGKKVTVVSTLTTQTPMIADDLRRQADYFVDVVDLVKSVGRPQTERPVVEEDAD; translated from the coding sequence ATGCTCGACCCGCGTGAAAAGGTTGCCCTTTTCATCGATGGCGCCAACCTTTACGCCACGTCGAAAGCCATCGGAATGGATATTGATTATCGCCGTTTGCTTTCGGAGTTTCAGCGTAAAGCCTATCTTGTCCGTGCTTATTATTACACAGCTCTAGTTGAAGATCAGGAATACTCGTCCATTCGTCCTCTGATCGACTGGCTAGACTATAATGGTTATCGCGTGGTGACCAAGCCAGCCAAGGAATTCACTGATTCGTCAGGCCGCCGCAAAGTGAAAGGCAACATGGATATCGAGTTGACAGTGGAGGCGCTTGAGATGGCGCCGCACTATGATCACATGTTTCTGTTTTCCGGCGATGGCGATTTTACAGCGCTCGTTTCCGCGCTACAGCGCCGGGGCAAAAAGGTCACTGTGGTCTCGACACTGACCACCCAGACGCCGATGATTGCCGACGACCTGCGCCGCCAGGCGGATTATTTCGTCGATGTGGTTGATCTGGTCAAAAGCGTCGGCCGGCCTCAGACCGAACGGCCCGTGGTTGAAGAAGACGCGGACTAG
- the era gene encoding GTPase Era: MTDVIAAPENPRCGFVALVGAPNAGKSTLLNSLVGTKVSIVTHKAQTTRTQIRGVVTEGDAQIIFVDTPGIFAPKRRLDRAMVQSAWAGAGDADLVAFIVDVQKGMAPDVEALIEGLVAVPHRKVLVLNKIDTVRPEMLLELSQKLNERIKFEETFMISALKGDGVTDFLNWCGKNIPLGPWHFPEDHLTDLTQALTAAEVTREKLFLRIHDEIPYNVTVETEAFKVQKDGSFKIDQIVYVTRDTHKKIVLGKGGQTIKAIGAEARAELMEIFETKVHLFLFVKVRENWANDPGRYREMGLEMPKE; the protein is encoded by the coding sequence GTGACAGATGTAATCGCCGCTCCTGAAAATCCCCGCTGCGGCTTTGTCGCCCTCGTCGGTGCGCCCAATGCGGGCAAGTCGACCCTGCTCAATTCGCTCGTTGGCACCAAGGTTTCCATTGTCACCCACAAGGCGCAGACCACCCGCACCCAGATTCGCGGTGTGGTGACGGAAGGCGACGCCCAGATTATTTTTGTCGATACGCCGGGCATTTTCGCCCCCAAGCGCCGGCTTGACCGGGCCATGGTGCAATCGGCCTGGGCCGGGGCCGGTGACGCCGATCTGGTCGCGTTCATCGTTGATGTGCAAAAGGGCATGGCGCCCGACGTGGAAGCCTTGATTGAAGGCCTTGTCGCCGTGCCGCATCGCAAGGTGCTGGTGCTGAACAAGATCGACACCGTGCGTCCTGAGATGCTCCTGGAGCTGTCTCAAAAGCTCAACGAGCGCATCAAGTTCGAAGAAACCTTCATGATTTCAGCGCTCAAGGGCGATGGTGTTACCGATTTTCTCAATTGGTGCGGCAAGAATATCCCGCTTGGCCCCTGGCACTTCCCCGAAGATCACCTCACGGACCTGACCCAGGCCCTGACGGCCGCCGAAGTGACGCGCGAAAAGCTGTTCCTGCGCATTCACGACGAAATTCCCTATAATGTCACCGTGGAGACAGAGGCCTTCAAGGTGCAAAAGGACGGCTCGTTCAAGATCGACCAGATCGTCTATGTCACCCGCGACACCCACAAGAAAATCGTCCTCGGCAAGGGTGGCCAGACCATCAAGGCGATCGGGGCGGAAGCGCGGGCCGAGCTGATGGAGATTTTTGAGACCAAGGTGCACCTGTTCCTGTTCGTCAAAGTGCGGGAGAACTGGGCGAACGACCCCGGCCGTTACCGCGAAATGGGCCTCGAAATGCCCAAGGAGTGA
- the smpB gene encoding SsrA-binding protein SmpB produces MAAKKKTKDEINTGLVAENRRARFDYEILDTLEAGIMLTGTEVKSLRTGKAQITESYASPEGGELWLINAHIPEYLQANQFNHHERRRRKLLVSKRELARLSQEVERGGNTIVPLKLYFNDRGMAKLLIGLAKGRKSHDKRDAQKERDWNREKSRLMKNYS; encoded by the coding sequence ATGGCCGCCAAAAAGAAGACCAAAGATGAAATCAATACCGGGCTCGTTGCGGAAAACCGCCGGGCCCGCTTTGACTATGAAATTCTCGATACGCTCGAGGCGGGTATCATGCTGACCGGCACCGAGGTGAAATCCCTGCGGACGGGCAAAGCCCAGATCACGGAATCCTATGCCTCACCCGAGGGCGGGGAATTGTGGCTGATCAACGCCCATATTCCCGAGTACCTGCAGGCCAACCAGTTCAACCATCACGAACGCCGCCGCCGCAAATTGCTCGTGTCGAAGCGGGAACTGGCGCGGCTGTCGCAAGAAGTGGAGCGCGGCGGCAATACCATCGTGCCGCTGAAGCTCTATTTCAACGACCGGGGCATGGCCAAACTGCTGATCGGGCTGGCCAAGGGCCGCAAGTCGCATGATAAGCGCGACGCGCAAAAAGAGCGCGACTGGAACCGTGAGAAATCGCGGCTCATGAAAAACTACTCCTGA
- the rnc gene encoding ribonuclease III, giving the protein MIAKEQGITGIQQRIGYQFANPDLLEKALTHSSAVSPGRRTERSYQRLEFLGDRVLGLVVADLLHRRLPKANEGELSRTLNTLVRKETCADVARTLNLGPALRLGESEARTGGAEKEAILADVCEAVIGAVYCDGGFDCAFELVERLFGGMIGAANAKRADAKTALQEWAQGRGLEPPDYTEVERSGPDHAPVFTIAVKVQGFAAENASGPSKKIAEHKSAEQFLIRENVWKPTS; this is encoded by the coding sequence ATGATCGCAAAAGAACAGGGCATAACCGGTATTCAGCAGCGGATTGGCTATCAGTTCGCCAATCCGGACCTGCTCGAAAAGGCCTTGACCCATTCAAGTGCGGTGTCACCCGGACGGCGCACAGAACGCTCCTATCAACGGCTTGAGTTTCTCGGTGACCGTGTGCTTGGCCTTGTTGTGGCTGATTTGCTGCACCGGCGCTTGCCCAAGGCCAACGAGGGCGAGTTGTCGCGTACGCTCAACACCTTGGTGCGCAAGGAAACCTGTGCCGATGTGGCGCGTACCTTGAATCTTGGTCCGGCGCTGCGTCTGGGCGAAAGCGAAGCGCGCACCGGCGGCGCGGAAAAAGAAGCCATTCTCGCCGACGTATGCGAAGCCGTAATCGGTGCCGTATACTGCGATGGCGGTTTCGATTGCGCCTTCGAACTGGTTGAACGCCTGTTTGGTGGCATGATTGGTGCAGCCAATGCGAAACGTGCTGACGCCAAAACGGCCTTGCAGGAATGGGCGCAGGGCAGGGGGCTCGAACCGCCTGATTACACAGAGGTGGAACGCAGTGGCCCCGACCATGCGCCGGTCTTCACCATTGCGGTCAAGGTGCAGGGTTTCGCGGCCGAGAACGCTTCCGGCCCATCCAAAAAGATTGCTGAACACAAATCGGCTGAACAATTCCTGATCCGTGAAAATGTATGGAAACCCACTTCGTGA
- a CDS encoding lytic transglycosylase domain-containing protein produces MLLDHTNRRRLAKGLSVLAVLSATGWGGAGIAVAQSIDPVTTASVTPRPPLQSRPQVTGFSRALNLVDTDPAAAYQLAATLTDPIERRVVQWAAVYYGGGAIDYQSVARLAADAPAYSSASFYKTRMEQALTRANASARDVIAMLGGQMPNTIDGQIALARAYVVDGQRERAGRIIREVWINEFLNRDQEAAVVRDFSSLLSREDHWRRAVHLLMHDRASGTERIMNQLSPAQQSLALARIAVARKAGNAQALIDKVDPAYRNDPLFHFTRAQDARRKGQLATAVKFLDLVKGDAPDSAEFWYERRLIVRQALAAGDPKTAYAAAAGYTVGPEGRVVDANFHAGWIALKFLNNPQAAIPHFQRMKALSTLADTITQSNYWLGLAQKSAGMAAEAKASFTVAAAYHTVYYGQLAGLELGIKRVDIRDLPAWQASVPAFDQLELVKAVRLLAAHGQKRKAEPLVSRLAHAISDPGQLLLTARLAQSIDAHNMAILTADVADRRGVALDLFNFPKDGVPDNAPLAAIDKAAVYAVARQESKFDAGAISRVGARGLMQLMPSTAKEVAQKTGETYSPSRLNDPAFNAYLGSTYLASQLDRYDGSLVLAAAAYNAGAGNVNKWLKSYGDPRDKNVDPVSWIEAIPFVETRKYTQRVLGNYMVYRARMGKDDLTIADALRRIPH; encoded by the coding sequence ATGTTGCTTGATCACACCAACCGGCGACGGCTGGCGAAGGGCTTGAGTGTACTGGCCGTATTGAGCGCTACCGGATGGGGTGGCGCAGGTATTGCTGTTGCGCAAAGCATTGATCCGGTAACCACAGCCTCCGTCACGCCGCGCCCGCCCTTGCAATCACGCCCTCAGGTCACCGGTTTCAGCCGAGCCCTCAACCTTGTCGACACGGATCCGGCCGCCGCTTATCAGCTTGCGGCCACGCTGACCGATCCCATCGAGCGGCGGGTGGTGCAATGGGCGGCCGTTTATTACGGCGGCGGCGCCATCGATTACCAGTCTGTGGCCCGGCTCGCTGCCGATGCGCCCGCCTATTCCAGCGCCAGTTTTTACAAGACCCGCATGGAGCAGGCGCTGACCAGGGCCAATGCATCCGCCCGTGACGTAATCGCCATGCTGGGCGGACAGATGCCCAATACAATTGACGGCCAGATTGCTTTGGCCCGCGCTTATGTCGTGGATGGACAGCGCGAGCGTGCAGGCAGGATCATCAGGGAAGTCTGGATCAACGAATTCCTCAACCGGGATCAGGAAGCGGCTGTTGTGCGCGATTTCAGCAGCCTGCTCTCCCGCGAGGATCACTGGCGGCGTGCCGTGCATTTGCTCATGCATGATCGTGCCAGCGGCACCGAGCGGATCATGAACCAACTCTCGCCCGCCCAGCAATCACTGGCGCTGGCGCGCATTGCCGTGGCCCGCAAAGCCGGCAATGCCCAGGCCCTGATCGACAAGGTAGATCCCGCCTACCGCAATGACCCGCTATTCCACTTCACGCGCGCCCAGGATGCGCGGCGGAAAGGGCAATTGGCGACGGCGGTCAAATTTCTGGACCTCGTAAAGGGCGATGCGCCGGATTCAGCGGAATTCTGGTATGAACGCCGGCTGATTGTGCGGCAGGCCCTGGCAGCGGGCGATCCCAAAACCGCCTATGCCGCCGCCGCTGGCTATACCGTTGGGCCAGAGGGCCGTGTTGTTGACGCCAATTTCCATGCCGGGTGGATTGCGCTGAAATTTCTGAACAACCCGCAAGCCGCCATCCCGCATTTCCAGCGCATGAAGGCATTGTCCACCCTTGCCGACACCATTACCCAATCGAATTACTGGCTGGGGCTGGCGCAAAAATCGGCAGGGATGGCAGCCGAGGCCAAGGCCTCATTCACGGTCGCTGCCGCCTATCACACAGTTTATTACGGCCAGCTGGCCGGGCTTGAGCTTGGCATTAAACGCGTGGACATTCGGGATTTGCCGGCATGGCAGGCCAGTGTGCCGGCATTTGACCAGCTTGAACTGGTCAAGGCGGTGCGGTTGCTGGCGGCCCATGGCCAGAAGCGCAAGGCCGAACCTCTGGTCAGCCGCCTGGCCCATGCAATTTCCGATCCCGGCCAGCTGTTGCTGACGGCGCGGCTGGCGCAGTCAATCGATGCGCATAACATGGCGATCCTGACTGCCGATGTGGCCGACCGGCGTGGTGTGGCACTGGATTTGTTCAATTTCCCGAAAGATGGCGTGCCCGACAATGCGCCATTGGCTGCGATCGATAAAGCCGCCGTTTATGCCGTCGCGCGGCAAGAGAGCAAGTTTGACGCCGGTGCCATTTCCCGGGTTGGTGCGCGTGGGCTGATGCAGCTTATGCCATCCACGGCCAAGGAAGTTGCGCAAAAAACTGGCGAAACCTATTCCCCTTCCCGGCTTAACGATCCCGCGTTCAACGCCTATCTCGGCTCCACCTATCTCGCCTCGCAACTTGACCGCTATGACGGATCACTCGTGCTTGCCGCCGCTGCCTATAACGCGGGGGCCGGCAATGTGAACAAGTGGCTGAAATCCTATGGCGACCCCCGCGACAAGAATGTGGACCCGGTCAGCTGGATCGAGGCGATACCGTTTGTCGAAACGCGAAAATATACGCAGCGCGTATTGGGCAATTACATGGTCTACAGGGCGCGCATGGGCAAAGATGACCTGACCATTGCCGACGCGCTGCGCCGGATTCCCCACTAG
- a CDS encoding uracil-DNA glycosylase has translation MAFRAENKLKLPDGFNAPVPGWGDPAAKLIIVGLAPGLQGANRTGRPFTGDYAGDLLFQTLGRAGLASGTYQARADDGLELHDTLIVNAVRCVPPQNKPIGAEINTCRPFLVATFEAHENARVFLALGRIAHDSFLTTIGARKAAYPFGHGARHVFDNGYVLYDSYHCSRYNTNTGRLTTEMFESVVFAAAAEIRDGSAQE, from the coding sequence GTGGCGTTTCGCGCGGAGAACAAGCTGAAACTGCCGGACGGGTTTAACGCTCCGGTGCCGGGCTGGGGTGATCCCGCTGCAAAACTGATCATTGTGGGCCTCGCGCCTGGCTTGCAGGGCGCGAACCGCACAGGCCGCCCGTTCACGGGTGACTATGCCGGCGACCTGCTATTTCAGACATTGGGGCGCGCCGGCCTTGCTTCGGGCACTTATCAGGCGCGGGCAGATGACGGGCTGGAGCTGCATGACACGCTGATCGTCAACGCGGTGCGCTGCGTCCCGCCGCAGAACAAGCCGATCGGGGCGGAGATCAACACGTGCCGGCCGTTTCTGGTAGCGACGTTCGAGGCGCATGAGAACGCGCGGGTGTTCCTGGCGCTCGGCCGAATCGCGCATGACAGCTTTCTGACCACGATCGGGGCACGCAAGGCCGCCTACCCGTTCGGGCATGGCGCCCGGCACGTATTCGACAATGGCTATGTGCTCTACGACAGCTATCACTGCTCGCGCTACAACACCAATACCGGCAGGCTGACCACCGAGATGTTTGAAAGCGTGGTCTTTGCGGCGGCGGCGGAAATCCGGGACGGTTCGGCTCAGGAGTAG
- the rpoZ gene encoding DNA-directed RNA polymerase subunit omega, producing MARVTVEDCIEKVENRFDLVLMAAHRARMISSGAAITVSRDNDKNPVVALREIGDAAISPEDLHEDLIHSLQKYVEVDEPEAHAAPVIEGAPEDDSDTFDTMSEDELLRGIESLAPPERRDD from the coding sequence GTGGCCCGCGTCACCGTTGAAGATTGCATTGAAAAAGTCGAAAACCGCTTCGACCTCGTCCTCATGGCAGCCCATCGCGCACGGATGATCTCATCCGGCGCGGCGATCACTGTAAGCCGTGATAATGACAAAAATCCGGTCGTCGCCCTGCGCGAGATCGGTGATGCTGCCATTTCACCTGAAGATCTGCATGAAGATCTCATTCATTCGCTGCAGAAATATGTTGAGGTCGATGAGCCTGAAGCGCACGCTGCACCGGTCATTGAAGGTGCGCCTGAAGACGATAGCGACACTTTCGATACCATGAGCGAAGACGAATTGCTGCGCGGCATTGAAAGCCTCGCGCCGCCGGAACGACGCGACGATTGA
- the pyrE gene encoding orotate phosphoribosyltransferase: MNQQEIFDVFRECGALLEGHFILSSGLRSPVFLQKTLVFRQPEKTAILCKALAEKIVEAGFGDVSQVVSPAVGGIIPGYETARWLKKPAIYTERVDGKFALRRNFEVAKGEKVIVVEDIVSTGLSIRECVDCIKALGADVVAAACLIDRSDGTADIGVPLVSLAELRVPAYPADALPPELAAIPAVKPGSRGLQ, translated from the coding sequence ATGAACCAGCAAGAAATATTTGATGTTTTCCGGGAATGCGGTGCCTTGCTTGAAGGGCATTTCATCCTCTCCTCCGGCCTGCGGTCACCGGTATTCCTGCAAAAGACGCTGGTTTTTCGCCAGCCGGAGAAAACGGCCATATTGTGCAAGGCTCTGGCGGAAAAGATCGTCGAGGCCGGTTTTGGCGATGTGTCGCAGGTTGTCTCGCCCGCAGTGGGCGGCATCATTCCTGGTTATGAAACCGCGCGCTGGTTGAAAAAACCCGCCATCTATACCGAGCGGGTTGATGGAAAATTCGCGCTGCGCCGCAATTTTGAAGTTGCCAAAGGTGAAAAGGTCATCGTCGTTGAGGACATTGTGTCCACGGGCCTCTCCATCCGGGAATGTGTGGATTGCATCAAGGCGCTGGGGGCCGATGTGGTCGCGGCTGCCTGCCTGATCGACCGTTCCGACGGGACTGCCGATATCGGTGTGCCGCTGGTCTCACTGGCTGAGTTGCGGGTGCCGGCTTATCCCGCGGATGCATTGCCGCCCGAACTGGCAGCCATTCCGGCGGTCAAGCCGGGCAGCCGCGGTCTGCAATAG
- the acpS gene encoding holo-ACP synthase, translating to MIIGLGNDLCEISRVENTLARFGERFTLRCFTEIERTKSDRRAARAASYAKRFAAKEACAKALGTGLSRGVYWRDMGVVNMRSGKPTMALTGGAALILTQLVPKGFLPHIHVSITDDAGMAQAFVIIEALPVDQNPALF from the coding sequence ATGATTATCGGGCTCGGGAACGACTTGTGTGAAATCAGCCGCGTGGAAAACACGCTGGCGCGTTTCGGCGAACGCTTCACGTTGCGCTGCTTCACGGAAATTGAACGCACCAAGTCGGACCGCCGCGCCGCGCGCGCCGCCTCCTATGCCAAACGCTTCGCGGCCAAGGAGGCGTGTGCCAAGGCGCTGGGCACGGGCCTGTCACGCGGGGTCTACTGGCGCGATATGGGCGTGGTCAACATGAGGTCCGGCAAACCAACAATGGCGCTGACCGGCGGGGCGGCCCTCATTCTGACACAGCTTGTACCCAAAGGATTTCTGCCCCATATCCATGTCAGCATCACCGATGATGCCGGCATGGCCCAGGCCTTTGTCATCATCGAAGCGCTGCCGGTTGACCAAAACCCTGCGCTCTTCTAA
- the dapA gene encoding 4-hydroxy-tetrahydrodipicolinate synthase, giving the protein MFSGSIPALFTPFLDGRVDEKAFSRFVDWQIKEGSSGLVPMGTTGESPTLTHEEHRRVVEICIEVTDKRVPVIAGAGSNSTAEAVGLAKFAEESGADGVLCVSPYYNKPNQEGLFQHFASVAGATALPVILYNIPGRSIVDISVDTMRRLRDACSNIVGVKDATADMSRVSLQRLKLGADFIQLSGEDITALGFNAHGGTGCISVTANIAPALCAEFQAACQDGDFAMALKIQDRLTPLHKALFIEPNPTGVKYAAQRLGICKADVRLPLVQVAPETAKAIDAAMEHAGLA; this is encoded by the coding sequence ATGTTCAGCGGGTCCATTCCGGCGCTTTTCACTCCCTTTCTTGATGGGCGAGTGGACGAAAAAGCCTTTTCCCGGTTTGTTGACTGGCAGATCAAGGAAGGCAGCTCGGGCCTGGTGCCCATGGGCACGACTGGGGAATCCCCCACACTTACCCACGAAGAGCACCGCCGTGTTGTCGAGATCTGCATTGAGGTCACGGATAAGCGCGTACCGGTGATTGCCGGCGCGGGCTCCAACTCCACTGCAGAGGCTGTCGGGCTGGCAAAGTTTGCCGAGGAGAGCGGCGCAGACGGCGTGCTCTGCGTATCGCCCTATTACAACAAGCCCAATCAGGAAGGTCTGTTCCAGCATTTTGCGTCGGTTGCCGGCGCGACGGCATTGCCGGTCATCCTTTATAATATTCCGGGCCGCTCTATCGTCGATATTTCGGTCGATACCATGCGCCGCTTGCGCGATGCATGCTCCAATATTGTCGGGGTCAAGGATGCCACCGCGGACATGAGCCGTGTCAGCCTGCAGCGCCTCAAGCTGGGGGCTGATTTCATCCAGTTGTCCGGCGAGGACATCACCGCGCTCGGCTTCAACGCCCATGGCGGCACGGGCTGCATTTCGGTGACCGCCAACATTGCGCCCGCTTTGTGTGCAGAATTCCAGGCTGCCTGCCAGGATGGTGATTTCGCCATGGCCCTGAAAATTCAGGACCGGCTGACACCCCTGCACAAGGCATTGTTTATCGAGCCCAATCCGACTGGCGTGAAATATGCCGCCCAGCGCCTCGGGATCTGCAAAGCCGATGTCCGGCTGCCGCTGGTGCAGGTTGCGCCGGAAACGGCAAAGGCCATCGATGCGGCAATGGAGCACGCGGGCCTCGCGTGA
- a CDS encoding RelA/SpoT family protein produces MMRQFELVERVLAYNPNADEALLNKAYVYGMQKHGSQKRASGDPYFAHPLEVAAILTDLKLDDATIAVALLHDTIEDTDATRAEIDQMFGAEIGAIVDGLTKIERLNLVTREEAQAENLRKLLLAISQDVRVLLVKLADRLHNMRTLEFVPPEKRKRIAQETMDIYAPLAGRMGMQDMRSELEDIAFRTLQPDHYKAIIERLAAMEEKNARTIEAISSELTQRFAAEDIHAEVTGRLKSPWSIFSKIERKSIALEQLSDIIGFRVIVDTIEDCYSTLGVVHTSWKVVPGRFKDYISVPKHNDYRSIHTTVVGPGRQRVELQIRTHEMHVIAEYGIAAHALYKDDVTENLQRLEKESRAYSWLRSTISHLTDGNSTEEFVEYTKLELFQDQVFCFTPRGRLIALPRGATPIDFAYAVHTELGDTCVGAKINGAVVPLVTPLKSGDEVEITVDRDHSPPANWESIAATGKARAAIRRAVRSSSQQRAATLGGQIFESVLTREGLGLNPDEGAQLAEKLGLTSRQEMLVALGEGRVESDALLNEAAAVKGLRRRKRRKIQMPVADQADGWFSLRASTGFKFRVPGGQTLGKKGKAALARLDLETGVGVSPEGVVPGDRIIGILTPDGVITVYPIHSEALVDKYDADVAWIDVRWDAAGHEDQTYKVAISMLALNKPGSLAQISSAIAACDANIHNLFMLMASPDFHKLVFQIELRDLAQLTDVLVTLKQTSNLSQVQRAPISDARAISKIDWIEKDTEKATT; encoded by the coding sequence ATGATGCGGCAATTTGAGCTGGTGGAGCGGGTTCTAGCCTACAACCCGAATGCCGACGAAGCTCTTCTCAACAAGGCCTATGTTTACGGGATGCAAAAGCACGGCTCGCAGAAACGCGCGTCGGGAGATCCCTATTTTGCCCACCCGCTGGAAGTCGCCGCCATCCTGACGGATCTCAAGCTGGATGACGCCACGATTGCCGTTGCGCTGTTGCACGACACAATCGAGGACACAGATGCCACCCGCGCCGAGATCGATCAGATGTTCGGGGCCGAAATCGGGGCTATCGTTGATGGCCTGACCAAGATCGAACGGCTTAACCTGGTCACCCGCGAGGAAGCTCAGGCCGAGAATTTGCGCAAGCTGCTGCTCGCCATTTCCCAGGATGTGCGCGTCCTGCTGGTCAAACTGGCCGACCGCTTGCACAATATGCGGACGCTGGAATTCGTGCCGCCGGAAAAGCGCAAGCGCATCGCCCAGGAAACCATGGATATCTATGCTCCCCTGGCTGGGCGCATGGGTATGCAGGATATGCGCTCGGAACTGGAAGACATCGCCTTCCGCACCCTCCAGCCCGATCACTATAAGGCAATCATCGAGCGCCTTGCTGCGATGGAAGAGAAAAACGCCAGAACCATCGAGGCGATTTCCAGCGAGCTGACACAGCGCTTCGCAGCTGAAGACATTCATGCAGAAGTGACGGGCCGGCTGAAATCGCCCTGGTCGATCTTCTCCAAGATTGAGCGCAAATCGATCGCGCTGGAGCAGCTTTCCGACATTATCGGCTTCCGGGTAATTGTCGACACCATCGAGGATTGCTACAGCACCCTCGGCGTCGTTCACACCAGCTGGAAAGTGGTGCCGGGGCGCTTCAAGGATTATATCTCGGTCCCCAAGCATAATGATTACCGCTCGATCCACACCACGGTGGTGGGGCCGGGTCGCCAGCGCGTTGAGCTGCAAATCCGCACGCACGAGATGCATGTGATCGCCGAATACGGCATTGCAGCCCATGCGCTCTATAAGGACGATGTCACTGAAAACCTGCAACGTCTGGAAAAGGAAAGTCGCGCCTATAGCTGGCTGCGGTCCACAATTTCCCACCTGACAGACGGCAATTCCACCGAAGAGTTTGTCGAATATACCAAGCTGGAACTGTTCCAGGATCAGGTGTTTTGCTTCACCCCGCGCGGACGGCTGATTGCGCTGCCGCGCGGCGCAACCCCCATTGATTTCGCCTATGCCGTCCACACGGAATTGGGTGACACCTGCGTGGGGGCCAAAATCAATGGTGCCGTCGTGCCGCTGGTCACCCCGCTGAAAAGTGGCGATGAGGTGGAAATCACCGTCGACCGGGACCATTCGCCCCCCGCCAATTGGGAGAGCATCGCCGCCACGGGTAAAGCCCGTGCTGCCATTCGCCGCGCCGTGCGCTCCTCCAGTCAGCAACGCGCGGCAACCCTCGGCGGCCAGATCTTTGAATCGGTACTGACCCGTGAGGGGCTGGGATTGAACCCTGATGAGGGCGCGCAACTCGCCGAAAAACTGGGCCTGACTTCCCGGCAGGAAATGTTGGTCGCTCTGGGAGAAGGGCGTGTCGAATCCGACGCGCTTCTGAACGAGGCGGCAGCCGTCAAAGGCTTGCGCCGGCGCAAGCGGCGAAAAATTCAGATGCCGGTCGCCGATCAGGCCGACGGATGGTTCTCCCTGCGGGCCTCAACCGGGTTTAAATTCAGGGTGCCCGGAGGCCAGACGCTTGGCAAAAAGGGAAAGGCGGCACTGGCGCGGCTCGATCTGGAAACCGGCGTCGGTGTGTCACCTGAAGGTGTGGTGCCCGGAGACCGGATCATCGGTATCTTGACGCCGGATGGCGTTATTACGGTCTATCCAATCCATTCCGAGGCATTGGTCGACAAATATGATGCCGACGTTGCCTGGATCGATGTGCGCTGGGATGCGGCCGGACATGAGGATCAGACCTACAAGGTCGCAATCTCCATGCTCGCCCTTAACAAGCCGGGCTCGCTCGCGCAGATATCTTCGGCTATTGCCGCGTGTGATGCCAACATCCACAACCTGTTCATGCTTATGGCGTCCCCCGACTTCCACAAGCTTGTTTTTCAGATCGAATTGCGGGATTTAGCGCAACTGACTGATGTGCTGGTGACCCTCAAGCAAACCAGCAACCTGTCGCAAGTGCAGCGCGCACCTATTTCAGATGCACGTGCCATCTCGAAAATCGACTGGATTGAAAAAGATACCGAAAAGGCGACCACATGA